A single window of bacterium DNA harbors:
- a CDS encoding SUMF1/EgtB/PvdO family nonheme iron enzyme yields MICPECGKENPDDRSFCLNCGAILDGMTRLPGKDPDSTRITPPKGAVKPDDAGGTRIEPPSGGDRAPVAEETDPAKPVSNEERILRELVSERYEILGKLGAGGMATVYLAREIALDRQVAIKVLPQAYLRDEDFVTRFKREAQVAANLEHPNIVRIYQISEDENLCFFVMSHIPGGSIGDKIKDQGALTVDEIVRWGVEVSSALAYAHERGIIHRDLKPDNIMLDANGRAIVTDFGIARAAMGTKLTQTGAVIGTPRYMSPEQARGTELDGRSDIYSMGVLLYQMATGSLPFQATDAASLMYMHVHEAPEAPDVRNADVPDWLRDIILKCLEKNPDDRFANAMDLAKALDEHQKPTLSKKGKKTGLWIGLAAAVIIIAGGGVIWKQMTREKPAVTVGQAPSTGTPQEQPAAPPGETVNKDDIAFQQAQMVNTKQSYETYLKLYPSGAHIEEAKNLIAEIEKQEEEKQKTEAAQQEQRLRDRQTQTDQSRQADEERRKAETARQDDLAFQQSVMVNTQQSYETYLTLYPQGSHAEEARKKIDEIKSRLSEQERSKAEEEAKKDDQAFQVAMNTNSPESYNSYIITYPAGRHSADAKARLKAFDEQKALNEKVRLGLSQFSIKLVTVPGGSFLMGSESGGDEEKPAHKVSVNGFQMGETEITQNQYKAVTGNNPAFNKEFDNNPVERVTWFDAIKFCNTLSEKLNLEPCYNPGTGACDFTKNGFRLPTEAEWEYACRSGTGTDYYTGDDQRAMATAGWFAGNSGEKSHRTGGKAANSFALFDMHGNVWEWCNDWYAKDYYAKSPAVNPTGPASGTDRVVRGGSWIENAKGCRSARRREYDPKKDYSDIGFRIVRR; encoded by the coding sequence ATGATCTGTCCCGAATGCGGTAAAGAAAATCCCGACGATCGAAGTTTCTGTCTTAACTGCGGGGCCATTCTCGATGGCATGACCCGCCTTCCCGGCAAAGACCCGGACTCCACACGGATTACACCACCCAAAGGCGCCGTGAAACCCGACGATGCTGGCGGAACACGTATCGAACCCCCTTCCGGCGGCGACAGGGCTCCGGTTGCCGAAGAAACCGATCCTGCCAAACCCGTGAGCAACGAAGAGCGCATTCTCAGGGAGCTTGTGTCCGAACGGTACGAAATCCTCGGCAAACTCGGGGCCGGAGGTATGGCAACCGTCTACCTCGCCCGTGAAATCGCCCTCGACCGTCAGGTCGCCATCAAGGTGCTTCCCCAGGCGTACCTGCGGGACGAGGATTTTGTAACCCGTTTCAAACGTGAGGCGCAGGTCGCCGCAAATCTCGAACATCCGAACATCGTCCGCATTTACCAGATCAGCGAGGACGAAAATCTCTGCTTTTTTGTCATGAGCCATATTCCGGGCGGAAGCATCGGCGACAAGATAAAGGATCAGGGGGCGCTCACCGTTGATGAAATCGTCCGCTGGGGTGTCGAGGTAAGCTCGGCTCTGGCTTATGCTCACGAACGGGGGATAATCCACCGTGACCTGAAGCCTGACAACATCATGCTCGACGCAAACGGGCGGGCGATTGTCACCGATTTCGGTATCGCGCGGGCGGCGATGGGAACAAAGCTTACACAGACCGGCGCAGTCATCGGCACTCCGCGGTATATGAGCCCCGAACAGGCCCGCGGAACCGAGCTCGATGGCCGGAGCGATATCTATTCCATGGGGGTTCTGCTCTACCAGATGGCCACAGGCAGTCTCCCGTTCCAGGCAACCGATGCCGCTTCGCTCATGTATATGCACGTTCACGAGGCCCCCGAGGCGCCGGATGTCCGCAATGCGGATGTTCCGGACTGGCTGCGGGACATCATCCTCAAATGCCTGGAAAAAAATCCGGACGACCGGTTCGCGAATGCCATGGACCTTGCCAAGGCGCTCGATGAGCACCAGAAACCCACACTGTCGAAAAAAGGGAAAAAGACCGGCCTCTGGATCGGTCTTGCCGCTGCAGTTATAATAATCGCCGGCGGCGGAGTGATCTGGAAACAGATGACCCGCGAAAAACCCGCAGTAACCGTCGGGCAGGCCCCTTCTACCGGTACTCCGCAGGAACAACCGGCTGCGCCTCCCGGTGAAACGGTGAACAAGGATGACATCGCCTTCCAGCAGGCCCAGATGGTGAATACGAAACAATCGTACGAAACGTATCTGAAACTCTATCCTTCAGGGGCCCATATTGAAGAAGCTAAAAACCTGATCGCCGAAATTGAAAAGCAGGAGGAAGAAAAGCAGAAAACCGAAGCCGCACAGCAGGAACAGCGCCTCCGCGACCGTCAGACCCAGACCGACCAGAGCCGTCAGGCCGACGAAGAGCGGCGCAAGGCGGAAACAGCCCGTCAGGACGATCTCGCATTCCAGCAGTCTGTCATGGTTAATACTCAGCAGTCGTACGAAACATATCTTACCCTCTATCCGCAGGGCAGCCATGCCGAGGAAGCGCGGAAGAAGATCGATGAAATCAAATCCCGCCTTTCCGAACAGGAACGCAGCAAGGCCGAAGAGGAAGCGAAAAAGGACGACCAGGCGTTCCAGGTCGCAATGAATACCAACTCTCCCGAATCCTACAACAGTTATATCATAACCTATCCGGCCGGACGGCACAGCGCTGACGCAAAAGCCAGGCTCAAGGCATTCGATGAGCAGAAAGCGCTCAATGAAAAGGTGCGGCTCGGTCTCTCGCAGTTCTCTATCAAGCTCGTAACAGTTCCGGGAGGCAGCTTTCTGATGGGCTCGGAAAGCGGCGGCGATGAAGAAAAACCCGCCCATAAAGTTTCCGTGAACGGCTTCCAGATGGGGGAAACCGAGATCACCCAGAACCAGTACAAGGCTGTTACCGGCAACAACCCCGCTTTTAACAAGGAGTTCGATAACAATCCGGTCGAGCGGGTAACGTGGTTTGACGCAATCAAATTCTGCAACACCCTCAGCGAAAAACTGAATCTGGAGCCCTGCTACAATCCCGGTACCGGCGCTTGCGATTTCACGAAAAACGGGTTCCGCCTTCCGACCGAAGCGGAGTGGGAATACGCCTGCCGGAGCGGGACGGGAACCGATTACTATACCGGCGATGACCAGCGCGCCATGGCGACCGCCGGGTGGTTTGCGGGAAACAGCGGCGAAAAATCACACCGCACCGGAGGGAAAGCTGCAAACTCATTCGCCCTTTTCGACATGCACGGCAATGTCTGGGAGTGGTGCAACGACTGGTACGCAAAGGATTATTATGCGAAATCACCCGCGGTCAATCCCACCGGCCCGGCTTCCGGCACCGACCGTGTCGTTCGCGGCGGGAGCTGGATTGAAAATGCCAAGGGCTGCCGTTCCGCACGCCGCAGGGAGTACGATCCGAAAAAGGATTATTCGGATATCGGATTCAGGATAGTCCGACGGTAA
- a CDS encoding Gfo/Idh/MocA family oxidoreductase → MDSNLARRRFMKAAALAGTAAASGTMLPRKARAKTKTTPTVELLKVGVVGVGEYSHMPTIWGPTINPVEPGRWPIRSTRMLMTHVWDSRPEKAEEFAKKFGCEVVKNYYDMVDKVDGMIFGSFYEVKWWHLLTRPYLEAGIPCFINRPFSFSMKHARAMVDTAREHNTPILCTDEREYIKEVFVARWKVEELLKQKIPIIGVNSDNSAGEYPAHGTHGLYFLLAILGMDVERVGFLADGWWSDSTYGTPVMNWGLLALQYKGIKIDGVGEQAKPFVAAQQQVVGQQANAGIRIYYSGGWWDIMNHWTKGEPMNRLYHLFFPTVFAMQRMFETRQMQWSYDYILDKTRIFLAAFKSHVDHGGAMIRVSDLPEDWEAPAPRPNWIDEAIFR, encoded by the coding sequence ATGGATTCAAATCTCGCCCGCAGACGGTTTATGAAAGCCGCCGCGCTTGCCGGAACAGCCGCAGCTTCTGGCACCATGCTTCCCCGTAAGGCTCGTGCGAAAACAAAAACCACACCGACCGTTGAACTGCTCAAGGTCGGAGTTGTCGGTGTCGGAGAATATAGCCACATGCCCACCATATGGGGGCCGACGATCAATCCTGTGGAACCCGGACGGTGGCCGATACGTTCGACGCGGATGCTCATGACCCATGTCTGGGATTCGCGGCCTGAAAAAGCGGAGGAGTTCGCTAAAAAGTTCGGCTGCGAGGTTGTTAAAAATTACTATGACATGGTGGACAAGGTGGATGGCATGATTTTCGGCAGTTTTTACGAGGTCAAATGGTGGCACCTCCTGACCAGACCCTATCTCGAGGCCGGAATCCCCTGTTTCATCAACCGTCCATTCTCGTTTTCCATGAAACATGCCCGGGCGATGGTCGATACGGCACGGGAGCACAACACTCCCATTCTCTGCACCGACGAGCGCGAGTACATCAAGGAGGTGTTCGTCGCCCGCTGGAAGGTGGAGGAACTCCTCAAGCAGAAGATACCCATCATCGGTGTGAACTCTGATAATTCGGCCGGCGAATATCCGGCGCACGGCACCCACGGCCTCTATTTCCTGCTCGCCATTCTCGGGATGGATGTGGAACGGGTGGGATTTCTGGCGGACGGCTGGTGGTCGGACAGCACATACGGCACACCGGTCATGAACTGGGGACTTCTGGCGCTCCAGTACAAGGGCATCAAAATCGATGGTGTCGGTGAACAGGCCAAACCGTTCGTCGCGGCGCAGCAGCAGGTAGTCGGCCAGCAGGCAAACGCCGGAATCCGGATTTACTACAGCGGCGGCTGGTGGGACATCATGAACCACTGGACCAAGGGCGAGCCGATGAACCGTCTCTACCACCTGTTTTTCCCCACGGTGTTCGCCATGCAGCGTATGTTCGAAACCCGCCAGATGCAGTGGAGCTATGACTACATCCTCGATAAGACACGGATATTCCTCGCGGCGTTCAAGTCCCATGTCGATCACGGGGGAGCGATGATCCGTGTCAGCGACCTTCCCGAGGACTGGGAAGCGCCTGCACCAAGACCGAACTGGATCGACGAGGCGATATTCAGATAG
- a CDS encoding MFS transporter has product MPESSAPPLSRYRWIIVSLLFFATTNNYFNRIVLSVVIPEIKRDLSLNDIQYSYVLSAFQFAYTFGFLFIGRFIDWAGTKLGYLLSILFWSLAASLHATVGSAFSLAVWRGLLGVTETGNFPAAIKSVSEWFPPRERAFATALFNSGPHIAMVAGAPVIALLTLSLGWRWAFFLLGFSGFILAAVWPFLYKKPPDTASKTREKPAATVNEFTWRKLLGYRETYGIMLGKFLTDPVWWFYIFWLPNYLNARRGFDLKEIAAAVPLIYFIAILFGIAAGWFPGYLMRKGWTVTRARKTTMLVCALCLPFTTFAVTADSAWVAILLVSLACGAHSGWSNNIFTVVSDQFPSRAVGSVTGLGGFAGGIGGLLFSTVLVGYIVTYIGYVPIFILMGVLHPAAMLCIHLLIKKEHAGMA; this is encoded by the coding sequence ATGCCCGAGAGCTCCGCGCCTCCCTTGTCACGGTACCGATGGATCATAGTCTCCCTTCTGTTTTTCGCCACAACGAACAACTATTTCAACCGCATCGTTCTCTCGGTGGTGATTCCCGAGATCAAACGGGATCTTTCCCTGAACGACATCCAGTATTCGTATGTCCTCAGCGCCTTCCAGTTCGCCTATACCTTCGGGTTTCTTTTCATCGGAAGATTCATCGACTGGGCGGGCACGAAACTGGGATACCTGCTGTCGATTCTATTCTGGTCTCTGGCTGCGAGTCTTCATGCCACAGTCGGGTCGGCTTTTTCACTGGCAGTATGGCGCGGTCTGCTCGGTGTCACCGAGACCGGTAATTTCCCGGCTGCGATCAAATCGGTATCCGAATGGTTTCCGCCCCGCGAGCGTGCGTTTGCCACAGCGCTGTTCAACAGCGGCCCCCATATCGCCATGGTTGCCGGCGCCCCGGTCATAGCACTACTGACCCTCTCCCTCGGATGGCGGTGGGCTTTTTTTCTCCTGGGATTTTCCGGCTTCATTCTCGCGGCAGTCTGGCCGTTTCTCTATAAAAAACCACCTGATACCGCGAGCAAAACAAGGGAAAAACCTGCGGCGACTGTCAATGAGTTCACATGGAGAAAACTCCTTGGATACCGCGAAACATACGGTATCATGCTTGGAAAATTCCTTACCGATCCCGTATGGTGGTTTTATATCTTCTGGCTGCCGAACTACCTCAACGCCCGTCGCGGATTCGACCTTAAGGAAATCGCCGCCGCTGTCCCGCTCATCTATTTCATCGCGATTCTGTTCGGTATCGCCGCCGGCTGGTTCCCGGGGTATCTCATGAGGAAGGGATGGACAGTCACCCGAGCCCGAAAAACCACCATGCTTGTCTGTGCCCTGTGCCTGCCGTTCACCACGTTCGCGGTTACGGCGGACAGCGCCTGGGTTGCGATTCTCCTTGTGAGCCTTGCCTGCGGCGCTCACAGCGGCTGGTCGAACAACATCTTCACTGTGGTCAGCGACCAGTTCCCGTCACGGGCGGTCGGCTCGGTGACCGGTCTCGGCGGATTTGCGGGGGGCATCGGGGGACTGCTGTTCTCGACTGTTCTTGTCGGGTACATCGTGACATACATCGGATATGTGCCGATTTTCATCCTGATGGGCGTTCTCCATCCTGCCGCCATGCTTTGCATTCACCTTCTTATAAAAAAAGAACATGCCGGCATGGCATGA
- a CDS encoding chalcone isomerase family protein, whose translation MKNLFPLLMVCLIILAPDSLMAREVKGVNFPETATIGGATCKLTGVGIRKKLIINVYLGALYLEKPTQNSAEVIASDQTKQVMMHFLYKEVSADQLVEAWTEGFKNNSPDKVSALKAKIDRFNAFFSKPVKSGERITVTYIPGTGTEVSINGTSAGVIEGKDFMEAVFAIWFGPKPPSSGLKEGMLGE comes from the coding sequence ATGAAAAACCTGTTTCCGCTTTTGATGGTATGCCTCATCATACTGGCACCGGATTCACTTATGGCCCGTGAGGTCAAGGGAGTCAATTTCCCCGAAACAGCCACAATCGGTGGCGCGACCTGCAAACTTACGGGTGTCGGCATACGTAAGAAACTCATCATCAATGTCTACCTCGGGGCGCTCTACCTTGAAAAACCGACCCAAAACTCCGCCGAAGTCATTGCAAGCGACCAGACAAAGCAGGTTATGATGCACTTTCTCTATAAGGAAGTATCTGCCGATCAGCTGGTCGAGGCATGGACCGAGGGCTTTAAAAACAATTCTCCGGACAAGGTATCTGCGCTGAAAGCCAAAATCGACCGTTTCAACGCCTTTTTCTCCAAGCCCGTGAAATCGGGGGAACGCATCACGGTCACTTATATTCCCGGCACGGGTACCGAGGTTTCGATCAACGGCACATCCGCCGGAGTCATCGAGGGCAAGGATTTCATGGAAGCGGTCTTTGCCATATGGTTCGGTCCCAAACCGCCGAGCTCCGGTCTCAAGGAGGGTATGCTCGGGGAATGA